One stretch of Thermanaerosceptrum fracticalcis DNA includes these proteins:
- a CDS encoding DUF1177 domain-containing protein: MVLKQLLEIFELLDKADANGYEVAAFLRSRGTQDVEVKTVKGPKGSTDAIKVLIRGSKGKAGGGTAPTLGVIGRLGGLGARPEIVGFVSDGDGALAALAVALKLADMQKNGDLLKGDVIVTTHICPDAPTKEHRPVPFMDSPIDIKTMNELEVTPAMDAILSIDTTKGNRVINTRGFAISPTIKEGYILKTSDDLLDIMTRTTGKLPIVFPVTHQDITPYGNGLYHLNSILQPAVATSAPVVGVAITAEMPVPGCATGASHPLDIEGACRFVIEVAKSFGDGKCEFYNKDEYTRITQLYGDLKRFQTMGAVESE, translated from the coding sequence ATGGTCTTAAAACAGCTGTTAGAGATTTTTGAATTGCTTGACAAGGCGGATGCTAATGGTTATGAGGTAGCGGCTTTTTTGAGGAGTAGAGGGACCCAGGATGTGGAAGTAAAAACGGTTAAAGGTCCTAAAGGTTCTACGGATGCAATTAAGGTTTTAATCAGGGGAAGTAAGGGCAAGGCCGGTGGTGGTACTGCCCCCACCCTGGGAGTCATTGGCAGGTTAGGAGGACTGGGAGCGAGACCGGAAATTGTCGGGTTCGTTTCAGACGGTGATGGAGCTCTTGCTGCCCTGGCCGTAGCGCTAAAACTTGCAGACATGCAAAAAAACGGAGATTTGCTGAAAGGGGATGTGATTGTTACAACCCACATCTGCCCTGATGCACCGACCAAGGAGCATAGGCCTGTTCCTTTCATGGATTCGCCCATAGATATCAAGACAATGAACGAACTGGAAGTAACTCCCGCTATGGATGCTATCTTGTCTATAGATACCACCAAGGGAAACAGGGTAATCAATACCAGGGGATTTGCCATCTCGCCCACAATCAAGGAAGGATATATATTAAAAACCAGTGATGACTTGCTGGACATTATGACGAGGACCACCGGAAAACTTCCCATTGTATTCCCCGTGACCCATCAGGATATCACCCCTTACGGTAATGGCCTTTATCATCTCAACAGTATCTTGCAGCCTGCCGTGGCCACCAGCGCTCCGGTAGTAGGCGTGGCTATCACTGCTGAAATGCCTGTACCCGGTTGTGCCACGGGAGCCAGCCATCCCCTTGACATAGAAGGAGCCTGCAGGTTTGTCATTGAGGTAGCTAAAAGCTTTGGCGACGGAAAATGTGAGTTTTACAACAAAGACGAATACACTAGAATAACCCAGCTTTATGGAGATTTAAAAAGATTCCAAACTATGGGGGCTGTCGAAAGTGAATAG
- a CDS encoding aspartate/glutamate racemase family protein, whose translation MEKYRIGVIRVLTTQDPQILHAHGDLLERYFPQFQIETRCIPDQPYGIYDEVTFQVALPKIIKLALEWAPYLDGLIVSCAGDPGVDELRKLLAIPVVGAGTATAAYSLTLGERVGIIGIEENSPAKYDRILGSRSVGYIRPEGVRNTLDLLTEEGREAVLHACRRLRGQGAEAIALACTGMSTAGIVPFLQKEVAIPVADPVIAEGIMMLGQCVHKRAN comes from the coding sequence ATGGAAAAATACAGGATTGGAGTTATCAGGGTTTTAACCACCCAGGATCCCCAAATATTGCACGCCCATGGAGATTTACTGGAGAGGTATTTCCCGCAGTTTCAAATCGAGACCAGGTGCATCCCGGACCAGCCCTATGGAATATATGATGAGGTTACCTTTCAGGTGGCGCTACCTAAGATAATAAAGCTGGCACTAGAGTGGGCGCCTTATTTGGACGGATTGATTGTAAGCTGTGCAGGGGATCCTGGGGTGGACGAACTAAGGAAGTTGCTGGCCATTCCCGTTGTGGGAGCTGGCACAGCCACAGCAGCCTACAGTCTGACCTTGGGAGAAAGAGTTGGCATCATAGGGATCGAGGAAAACAGCCCCGCTAAATATGACAGGATATTGGGCAGCAGGTCCGTGGGCTATATCCGTCCGGAAGGAGTGAGAAACACACTGGATCTTCTCACTGAGGAAGGCAGGGAAGCTGTTTTACATGCTTGCAGGAGATTGAGAGGGCAGGGAGCAGAAGCAATTGCCCTGGCCTGTACAGGCATGTCTACCGCCGGGATAGTGCCTTTTTTGCAAAAGGAGGTTGCCATACCTGTGGCGGACCCTGTAATAGCTGAGGGCATCATGATGCTCGGCCAATGTGTCCATAAAAGAGCAAATTAA
- a CDS encoding AroM family protein — MNRVQFTLTVEEGKQLIARGVAQHPLLKNALINGKVVLKGGTTVSKIAEILIGRPLRISGRITERGTVAGLIDTSDPHSVLIEKGDWRNIDDTIVEEVQQLGPRDVIVSGANAIDGNKKAALMAGSAGGGNVGKSLSSWYCEGAHVLIPVGLEKLVPGNLEEIIKETGRKGKDLSWGMSVGLMPIYGEVITEIEAVKHLAAVECHAIGAGGIGEAQGSVTLEAWGQEEEVLKLIQVISEIKEGVNEVSGTRQSLVQCQTPCQGCGRHIGCGYKLNMIKEKKRVKIGAITIGQSPRDDMVPDIERVLGQHIMIIQKGALDDFTYEQVVHSFSPKEGDEVLVTRMRDGRQVKIAEHHLLPLLQNAIDQLERHGVEANLLLCTGRFPEFRHSNLLLKPQDLLHSVTAQVAAGQPVGLLIPDEDQREQIAAWWNRSGVKVEVEVASPYQDFRHIEDAAERLKTKAVSLIFMDCMGYTVKMKNRVKEITGKPVMLPRTLAARVVAELFNPVTA; from the coding sequence GTGAATAGGGTTCAGTTTACGTTGACAGTGGAAGAAGGTAAACAACTCATAGCCAGGGGGGTGGCCCAGCACCCCCTGTTAAAAAACGCTCTAATTAACGGGAAAGTAGTATTGAAAGGTGGAACCACGGTATCGAAAATTGCGGAGATACTCATTGGCAGGCCCTTAAGAATTTCCGGAAGAATCACGGAAAGAGGGACTGTTGCCGGTCTCATCGATACCAGCGATCCCCATTCGGTGCTTATCGAAAAGGGAGATTGGAGAAACATCGATGACACTATTGTGGAAGAGGTACAGCAGTTGGGCCCCAGGGACGTAATTGTTTCCGGAGCCAACGCCATTGATGGAAACAAAAAGGCTGCCCTGATGGCCGGCAGCGCAGGCGGCGGCAATGTAGGTAAATCCTTGAGTTCCTGGTACTGCGAGGGGGCTCACGTCTTGATTCCTGTAGGCCTGGAAAAGCTAGTGCCTGGAAACCTGGAGGAAATAATCAAGGAGACCGGCAGGAAGGGGAAAGACCTGTCGTGGGGCATGTCTGTAGGGCTGATGCCCATATACGGGGAGGTTATAACCGAGATTGAAGCGGTAAAACATCTTGCTGCCGTTGAATGTCACGCCATTGGTGCAGGAGGGATTGGCGAGGCCCAGGGCAGTGTGACCCTGGAAGCATGGGGGCAGGAAGAAGAAGTATTAAAGCTTATCCAGGTTATCAGCGAGATCAAAGAAGGTGTTAACGAAGTATCGGGCACCAGGCAGTCCCTGGTCCAGTGCCAGACCCCCTGCCAGGGATGCGGCAGGCATATTGGCTGCGGGTATAAGCTGAATATGATAAAAGAGAAAAAGAGAGTTAAAATCGGCGCCATCACCATAGGACAGTCACCCCGAGACGATATGGTTCCCGATATCGAACGGGTCCTCGGTCAACACATCATGATCATACAAAAGGGAGCCCTGGATGACTTTACTTATGAACAGGTTGTGCACAGCTTCAGCCCCAAGGAGGGAGACGAGGTCCTGGTCACGCGCATGCGGGATGGCAGGCAGGTTAAAATTGCCGAGCATCACCTTTTGCCCCTGTTGCAAAACGCCATCGACCAACTGGAAAGGCATGGTGTGGAGGCCAATCTCCTATTATGCACGGGGAGGTTCCCCGAATTTAGGCATAGCAATCTCTTGCTGAAACCCCAGGACCTTCTTCATTCTGTAACGGCTCAGGTGGCCGCTGGACAACCGGTGGGCCTTCTCATACCCGATGAAGACCAGCGGGAACAAATTGCCGCCTGGTGGAACAGAAGCGGAGTCAAGGTTGAGGTCGAAGTGGCGTCCCCTTATCAAGACTTCAGGCACATAGAGGATGCAGCCGAAAGGTTGAAAACAAAAGCTGTCTCCTTGATTTTCATGGACTGTATGGGTTATACGGTAAAAATGAAGAACAGGGTCAAGGAGATTACGGGGAAACCTGTGATGCTGCCCAGGACGCTGGCGGCCAGGGTAGTCGCGGAATTGTTTAATCCTGTGACTGCCTGA
- a CDS encoding DUF917 domain-containing protein encodes MDGSIITITPEIARAAVYGGAFLGGGGGGSVETGLITALEALKLGDIKIVPLDCIADDASVITASAVGAPAAQEGYVTAEHCKRAMELFQDFFHQEIKGVITNENGGHSTTNGWVLSAITGIPVIDAPCNGRAHPTGQMGSMGLSMDPSYVSCQVAVGGKEETGKYLEMAVRGRLDAASRLVRRAAVEAGGLVTVLRNCVKAGYLRKNAAPGALKQAIKVGEIFLNNEGDYIKILQGLSRLMPLEVISEGTVRDFKLETRDGFDVGKMMINEIEVTFWNEYMTVEKEGERLATFPDLIVTLDLETGKVKTSAQVAKGDKLALIKVPKHALILGKGMYDQQLFVEVERIINKQMVDYHFSQGD; translated from the coding sequence ATGGATGGGAGTATTATCACGATTACCCCCGAAATAGCTAGGGCTGCTGTATACGGAGGAGCGTTCCTGGGCGGGGGTGGGGGAGGATCTGTGGAGACAGGATTGATTACGGCTCTGGAAGCGCTGAAACTGGGTGATATAAAGATTGTCCCCCTTGACTGCATCGCTGACGATGCCAGTGTTATAACAGCCTCGGCCGTGGGAGCACCCGCTGCCCAGGAGGGGTATGTGACGGCTGAGCACTGCAAAAGGGCAATGGAGCTTTTTCAAGATTTTTTCCACCAGGAGATCAAAGGTGTGATTACCAACGAGAATGGCGGTCATTCCACCACCAACGGCTGGGTCCTTTCTGCTATAACAGGTATACCCGTAATTGACGCTCCATGTAACGGCAGGGCTCATCCCACCGGGCAGATGGGCAGCATGGGACTCAGCATGGATCCTTCTTATGTTAGTTGCCAGGTGGCCGTGGGAGGTAAGGAAGAAACGGGAAAATACCTGGAAATGGCCGTCCGTGGCAGGCTTGATGCGGCTTCTAGGCTTGTAAGGCGGGCAGCGGTGGAGGCAGGAGGGCTGGTTACGGTCCTCAGGAACTGTGTAAAGGCTGGTTACCTGAGGAAAAATGCTGCACCCGGAGCATTGAAACAGGCTATTAAAGTAGGGGAAATTTTTCTAAATAATGAAGGGGACTATATCAAAATACTACAAGGTCTTTCTCGTTTAATGCCCCTCGAAGTAATAAGTGAGGGGACCGTTAGGGATTTTAAACTGGAAACCCGGGACGGGTTCGATGTGGGCAAGATGATGATCAATGAGATTGAAGTCACCTTTTGGAATGAATACATGACCGTGGAAAAAGAGGGAGAAAGACTGGCCACCTTTCCCGATCTGATTGTTACGCTGGACTTAGAGACGGGAAAGGTGAAAACCAGCGCGCAAGTGGCAAAGGGCGATAAATTAGCCTTGATTAAGGTTCCCAAGCACGCATTGATCCTGGGTAAAGGCATGTATGACCAGCAACTGTTTGTAGAAGTGGAAAGGATAATCAATAAACAAATGGTAGATTATCATTTCTCGCAGGGGGATTGA
- a CDS encoding OPT/YSL family transporter, with product MDKYNGDTTKHVSLFEPLTLVLILATGIFGAIIGLQLIVSLGITANTSIIGALIAMAVARLPISICRRFRNVHRQNFIQTSISGATFGAANSLLIPIGIPYLMGKPELVMPMLIGAGVAMIVDATILYRMFDSKVFPASGAWPPGVATAEAIIAGDQGGKRARLLGYGVAGGVLGSYLGIPMSAFGVAFIGNIWALTMFGIGLLLRGYSISLFEIDINKLYIPHGIMIGAGLVALIQVTLVIFRKKKEEVARSESAAAKEYSFTRTEKDAQQTLVYGAAAYIIISVLIAFFGGIYAEMSLGMLLLYLIYAAFAAYVHEIIVGIAAMHSGWFPAFAVALITLVIGILIGFPPVALALLVGFSAATGPAFADMAYDLKTGYILRGYGKDTEFEMTGRRHQFYAELIGFAIAFVTVLLSYKLYFAQNLFPPVDRVYAATIKAGVSSDIARQLFLWAIPGAIIQLLGGPERQMGVLLATGLLILNPKAGWAVLTAILIRTIILKVKGKEAETPMSIVAAGIIAGDALYSFFSSLYKYKKL from the coding sequence ATGGATAAATATAATGGCGACACAACTAAACACGTTTCTTTGTTTGAACCGCTTACCTTGGTTTTGATTCTAGCCACAGGTATTTTTGGAGCCATTATTGGCCTGCAATTAATTGTTTCATTGGGTATTACCGCCAATACATCCATTATAGGGGCCCTGATCGCCATGGCTGTCGCCAGGCTTCCTATCAGTATATGCCGCAGGTTTAGGAATGTGCACCGGCAGAACTTCATTCAAACTTCGATTTCGGGGGCCACGTTTGGTGCGGCCAACAGTTTATTGATTCCTATAGGTATACCGTATCTCATGGGCAAACCTGAGCTGGTAATGCCAATGTTGATTGGTGCGGGGGTGGCCATGATTGTCGATGCCACTATTCTGTACCGGATGTTTGACTCCAAGGTATTCCCCGCCAGTGGGGCGTGGCCGCCCGGGGTAGCTACCGCCGAAGCCATCATTGCCGGCGACCAGGGAGGGAAAAGGGCCAGGCTGCTGGGTTACGGTGTAGCCGGCGGTGTTTTGGGCTCTTATCTCGGTATTCCCATGTCTGCTTTCGGTGTGGCATTTATAGGTAACATCTGGGCTTTGACCATGTTTGGTATAGGCCTGTTGCTCCGCGGGTATTCCATCTCCCTTTTCGAGATTGACATCAATAAATTGTATATCCCCCATGGCATAATGATTGGTGCCGGGCTGGTAGCCCTGATCCAGGTTACCCTGGTGATATTCCGGAAGAAAAAAGAGGAAGTAGCCAGGTCAGAATCGGCGGCAGCTAAGGAATATAGTTTTACCAGGACGGAAAAAGACGCCCAGCAAACACTGGTTTACGGGGCCGCTGCCTACATTATTATCTCTGTTCTCATCGCTTTCTTTGGTGGTATTTATGCTGAGATGTCCTTAGGCATGTTATTGCTGTATCTTATTTACGCTGCTTTTGCCGCCTACGTTCATGAAATCATCGTTGGTATTGCGGCCATGCATTCCGGATGGTTCCCTGCTTTTGCTGTTGCCTTAATTACTTTAGTAATTGGAATTTTAATTGGTTTTCCCCCCGTTGCCCTTGCCCTCCTTGTTGGATTCAGCGCGGCCACGGGCCCGGCTTTTGCTGATATGGCTTACGACCTGAAGACAGGTTATATCCTCCGCGGTTACGGGAAAGACACGGAGTTTGAAATGACAGGGCGCAGGCACCAATTCTATGCCGAGTTGATCGGTTTTGCCATTGCTTTTGTAACGGTACTGTTGAGCTACAAGCTGTACTTTGCTCAGAATCTTTTCCCGCCCGTAGACAGGGTTTATGCCGCCACAATCAAGGCCGGCGTATCCAGCGACATAGCGAGGCAGCTGTTCTTGTGGGCCATACCGGGCGCCATCATTCAATTGCTTGGCGGCCCTGAACGCCAAATGGGCGTGCTCTTAGCTACCGGTCTTTTGATTTTGAATCCCAAAGCAGGTTGGGCAGTGCTTACCGCCATTTTGATCAGGACAATTATCCTGAAAGTCAAAGGCAAGGAAGCCGAGACCCCAATGAGCATTGTTGCCGCAGGCATCATTGCCGGCGATGCCTTATACAGTTTCTTCAGTTCGTTGTACAAATATAAGAAGCTGTAA
- a CDS encoding aminopeptidase, translating to MELNIGIEPASQYLSFETAKGALKLVKDVMLVKEGENVVITADTATDRRVVEAAANAVYSIGAIPTVIYYPTAPNACIEPPKPIGSAVADADVWIEFTYSYIMHTPAWKKSIKNGVRYICLTGMDVEMMVKTITRVDYDLMIEMGEKLKEICQSADEVIIKSENGTNLKAYNRGRKVRHSGQKAIHKGYPVMLGGQVSWCPIESTINGTLVFDGALFPPFELGILRNSVKLELREGRVVDIQGGVEAQIFANWLKSFNDPNMYRLAHYSLGFNPGVTKPTGRIVEDERVFGCIEMGIGSQGAQIMGECWSAASHTDGIVLRPTIILDGVTLEENGIYQLPEIREFCKKLNITGY from the coding sequence GTGGAACTAAACATTGGAATTGAGCCGGCAAGTCAATATCTCTCTTTTGAAACGGCAAAGGGTGCCTTGAAGTTGGTGAAGGATGTGATGCTGGTTAAAGAAGGGGAAAACGTGGTTATCACGGCTGATACTGCCACCGACAGGAGGGTTGTGGAGGCTGCGGCCAATGCCGTATATTCTATTGGCGCTATCCCTACCGTAATCTATTACCCGACCGCTCCCAACGCGTGCATTGAACCGCCTAAACCGATAGGTTCAGCGGTAGCCGATGCCGATGTTTGGATTGAATTTACCTATTCGTATATTATGCATACCCCTGCCTGGAAAAAGTCGATCAAAAACGGGGTCAGGTATATTTGCCTTACGGGTATGGATGTGGAGATGATGGTCAAAACCATTACAAGAGTGGATTATGACCTGATGATAGAGATGGGAGAAAAACTTAAGGAAATCTGCCAGTCTGCCGATGAAGTAATTATCAAAAGTGAGAACGGGACTAACCTTAAAGCATACAACCGGGGCAGGAAAGTACGCCATTCAGGGCAAAAAGCCATCCATAAAGGCTATCCTGTCATGCTGGGAGGACAAGTGAGCTGGTGTCCTATCGAGAGCACGATCAATGGGACTCTGGTCTTTGATGGTGCCTTGTTCCCGCCCTTCGAGCTGGGGATCTTGCGAAACTCCGTAAAACTGGAACTTCGGGAAGGTAGAGTGGTTGATATCCAAGGTGGAGTAGAAGCCCAGATTTTTGCTAACTGGCTGAAATCATTCAACGATCCCAATATGTACCGGCTGGCCCACTATTCCCTCGGTTTTAATCCCGGTGTAACCAAACCCACAGGAAGGATAGTTGAAGACGAGAGGGTCTTTGGTTGCATCGAAATGGGTATTGGCAGCCAGGGGGCCCAAATTATGGGTGAATGCTGGTCCGCCGCTTCCCACACGGACGGCATTGTCTTGAGGCCCACCATAATTCTGGACGGTGTCACCCTTGAAGAGAACGGGATCTACCAATTGCCTGAAATCAGAGAATTCTGCAAAAAATTAAATATTACAGGCTATTAA
- the pepV gene encoding dipeptidase PepV, with product MEIDLDRQVLVYREQIVKHTSELVRIKSILEQPAGPDKPFGEGIDEALQYVLRLGEELGLKTKNVDGYAGYVEIGEGAEMVAALCHVDVVPEGDGWKYPPYEGQVVNGKVYGRGALDDKGPLIACLFAMKAIKDTNLNFGKRVRLIIGTDEETGGRCIKHYLENEERPLYGFSPDAEFPVIYAEKGILRFELEARFSQEAVAGSVIEYIKGGTRANVVPDYAEARYKTDVGIHEVIDALGLGEKIKVYRERDGVLIKSYGISAHASLPHQGENAIGQLVKVLSRLELKSGEMKEFLAKLDGKVGMGTDGKGLDIKCSDAVSGPLTLNIGIIDLSPSGGKVVFDVRYPVTADFAGIWASIQQGLADQGTEVNIANHKPPLYVDKDKPPIAMLQRAYQEVTGLEPTLLSIGGGTYCRYVENTVAFGPVFPGQMELAHQVDEYISTEDLAKIARIYAQALYLMAR from the coding sequence ATGGAGATCGATTTGGACAGGCAAGTTCTCGTGTATAGAGAACAGATTGTGAAACATACTTCGGAACTGGTCAGGATAAAAAGCATACTGGAACAGCCGGCAGGTCCGGATAAGCCTTTCGGGGAAGGAATAGACGAGGCGCTGCAGTATGTGTTGCGGTTGGGAGAAGAACTAGGACTAAAAACAAAGAACGTGGACGGATATGCGGGATATGTGGAAATAGGCGAAGGAGCAGAAATGGTGGCCGCGTTATGCCACGTAGACGTGGTGCCCGAGGGGGACGGATGGAAATATCCGCCTTATGAGGGACAGGTGGTAAACGGGAAAGTATACGGCAGAGGGGCTTTAGACGACAAAGGACCTCTGATTGCCTGCTTGTTTGCCATGAAAGCCATCAAGGATACGAACTTAAATTTCGGGAAAAGGGTCCGGCTCATCATTGGTACCGATGAGGAAACGGGAGGAAGGTGTATCAAGCATTACCTGGAGAATGAGGAAAGGCCCTTGTACGGCTTTTCGCCTGATGCGGAATTTCCTGTCATATATGCGGAAAAAGGCATTTTAAGGTTTGAGCTGGAGGCAAGGTTCAGCCAGGAAGCCGTGGCAGGCAGTGTAATAGAGTATATAAAGGGCGGTACCAGGGCAAATGTAGTGCCGGATTATGCCGAGGCCCGGTACAAGACAGATGTGGGTATACATGAAGTTATAGACGCTCTGGGATTGGGAGAAAAAATAAAAGTTTACAGGGAGCGGGATGGCGTCCTTATCAAGTCTTATGGGATATCTGCTCATGCCAGTCTTCCGCACCAAGGTGAAAACGCTATTGGTCAACTGGTCAAGGTCTTAAGCAGGCTGGAACTGAAATCGGGGGAGATGAAGGAATTCCTCGCGAAACTGGATGGCAAGGTGGGTATGGGAACAGATGGGAAGGGCCTGGACATAAAATGTAGTGATGCCGTATCGGGCCCCTTGACGCTGAACATAGGCATAATAGATTTAAGCCCCTCTGGCGGTAAAGTTGTTTTTGATGTAAGGTATCCTGTGACTGCAGATTTTGCCGGGATATGGGCTAGCATACAGCAAGGACTGGCTGATCAAGGAACAGAAGTAAACATAGCAAACCATAAACCACCCCTATATGTTGATAAGGATAAGCCTCCTATCGCCATGCTGCAGCGGGCGTACCAGGAAGTAACGGGCCTTGAGCCTACCCTGCTGTCCATCGGCGGGGGGACTTATTGCAGGTATGTGGAAAACACCGTGGCTTTCGGGCCGGTCTTCCCGGGCCAGATGGAACTGGCTCACCAGGTGGATGAGTACATTTCAACGGAGGATCTGGCAAAGATTGCGAGAATATATGCCCAAGCTTTGTATCTTATGGCCAGGTAA